One window from the genome of Acinetobacter lanii encodes:
- a CDS encoding XAC2610-related protein — protein MGLTYDVYVYHKNKKQFVYSEDLASLTRENLGMFEVDSIKKRIMTCSKGGCCYHETLQYQVLPKKGLVLVEELIEDATSAVGGERVKVTERKLIQGKWKEHNQYYPIDEYYK, from the coding sequence ATGGGACTGACCTATGATGTCTATGTTTATCACAAAAATAAAAAACAATTTGTCTATAGTGAAGACTTGGCTTCGTTAACCCGTGAAAATTTGGGTATGTTTGAAGTGGACTCAATTAAGAAAAGAATCATGACCTGTTCCAAAGGTGGTTGTTGTTATCACGAGACACTGCAATATCAAGTGCTTCCAAAAAAGGGTTTGGTTTTAGTAGAAGAACTGATTGAGGATGCGACTTCAGCAGTCGGTGGCGAGCGTGTAAAAGTCACTGAACGAAAACTGATTCAGGGAAAATGGAAAGAGCACAATCAATATTATCCGATTGATGAGTATTATAAATGA
- the rsfS gene encoding ribosome silencing factor yields the protein MNLEPSPGASNSHELSMNSQNQIVQACIEVVREALLDVKAKDITVLDVSSVSNVADAIVIASGTSTRHVKALSNNVADEARKAGFRPIGIEGESDAEWILVDLGNVVVHLMLPTARKFYDLESLWRNAAADSESVA from the coding sequence ATGAATTTAGAACCATCGCCCGGCGCTTCTAATTCTCACGAACTCTCAATGAATTCTCAAAATCAAATCGTACAAGCGTGTATCGAAGTTGTACGTGAAGCATTACTCGACGTTAAAGCAAAAGATATTACTGTGCTTGACGTGAGCTCTGTGAGTAATGTTGCGGATGCTATCGTGATTGCATCTGGTACCTCTACCCGCCATGTAAAAGCGTTGTCTAACAACGTGGCTGATGAAGCGCGTAAAGCTGGCTTCCGTCCAATTGGTATTGAAGGTGAAAGTGACGCTGAATGGATCCTTGTCGATCTAGGCAATGTCGTTGTTCATCTTATGTTGCCAACAGCACGTAAGTTCTACGACCTAGAAAGCTTGTGGCGCAATGCTGCAGCAGACAGCGAATCAGTAGCGTAA